From the Daucus carota subsp. sativus chromosome 8, DH1 v3.0, whole genome shotgun sequence genome, one window contains:
- the LOC108198766 gene encoding uncharacterized protein LOC108198766, which translates to MVSRTVKRTPTKTIRDCRTRRRTRRRSQSSPLKNVASNVVASINKSISTCHRRLIKIFSKLARIGTPKRSPRKKGYRALKQVAAGEICRSLFVGKPLPPVDPPERKTVFLDLDETLIHSSPEIPPGKFDFVVRPAIDGRKVEFFVSKRPFVDEFLENLGKKYEVVVFTAGIEEYASLVIDKIDPNKVISHRLYRDSCKENEGRFVKDLSELGRDMKRVVLVDDNPNSYEFQPDNAIKIKPFIDDSEDGELKKVMEFLQGCDCFDDMRDAVRQFALANEDDHLGN; encoded by the coding sequence ATGGTTTCGAGGACTGTGAAAAGGACCCCGACAAAGACCATCAGGGACTGCCGCACGCGCCGTCGAACGCGCCGCCGTAGCCAGAGCTCTCCGCTCAAGAATGTGGCTTCAAACGTCGTAGCTTCGATCAATAAGTCCATCTCCACTTGCCACCGTCGTCTCATCAAGATTTTCTCCAAGCTTGCTCGTATTGGGACCCCGAAAAGATCTCCGCGGAAGAAGGGTTACCGGGCGTTGAAACAGGTTGCCGCCGGCGAGATTTGCCGGTCGCTTTTCGTCGGAAAGCCGCTACCGCCGGTGGACCCGCCGGAGAGGAAGACGGTCTTTCTTGATCTCGATGAGACCCTCATACATTCTTCGCCGGAAATTCCGCCCGGGAAGTTTGATTTTGTGGTCCGGCCGGCGATTGATGGCCGGAAAGTTGAGTTCTTCGTGTCGAAGCGCCCCTTTGTCGACGAATTTCTGGAGAATCTGGGCAAAAAGTATGAGGTTGTTGTGTTTACTGCTGGGATTGAAGAGTACGCATCATTAGTAATCGACAAAATTGATCCAAACAAGGTCATATCACACCGCCTGTATCGCGATTCTTGTAAAGAAAATGAGGGGAGATTTGTGAAAGATTTGTCGGAATTGGGGAGAGATATGAAAAGGGTTGTTTTAGTTGATGATAACCCGAATTCATATGAGTTTCAACCTGACAATGCTATTAAAATCAAACCATTTATCGATGATTCTGAAGATGGTGagttgaagaaagtgatggagtTTCTTCAAGGGTGTGATTGCTTCGATGATATGAGGGATGCTGTTAGGCAGTTTGCTCTCGCGAATGAGGATGATCATTtgggaaattaa
- the LOC108197737 gene encoding uncharacterized protein LOC108197737 isoform X1, with protein MVIFVEKRSVDSKPSSSDGSGSSSPKEPYQIYKEKVDISRVPRIFLEYDDGLGEEGEEEDGVYLFPGNDVELLDMTPRPMMLPRVVGISKPSEIYLVDVKADSCTVEECLELLKRIGCDNKFITNSVESARLFYAELNEDEAVKLKGLNEIDEVYRRRDLLFDL; from the exons ATGGTGATATTTGTGGAAAAACGGTCTGTTGATTCAAAACCAAGCAGTAGCGATG GTTCGGGTTCTTCTAGTCCAAAGGAG CCATATCAGATTTATAAGGAGAAGGTCGACATATCTAGAGTGCCTAGGATTTTTCTTGAATATGATGATGGTCTTGGAGAAGAAGGGGAGGAAGAGGATGGTGTCTACCTGTTTCCTGGAAACGATGTCGAACTTTTAGATATGACTCCGAGACCGATGATGTTGCCTC GGGTGGTTGGTATTTCCAAGCCTTCTGAG ATTTATCTTGTAGATGTGAAAGCTGACAGTTGTACAGTGGAGGAGTGCCTCGAACTGCTGAAAAGAATTGGCTG TGACAACAAATTTATCACCAATTCGGTGGAAAGTGCACGTCTTTTCTATGCTGAGTTGAACGAGGATGAGGCTGTCAAGCTCAAAG gtttgaatgaaattgacgAAGTATATCGGCGTAGGGATCTTCTGTTTGACTTGTAG
- the LOC108197737 gene encoding uncharacterized protein LOC108197737 isoform X2, translated as MCSVFPFLSGVAPYQIYKEKVDISRVPRIFLEYDDGLGEEGEEEDGVYLFPGNDVELLDMTPRPMMLPRVVGISKPSEIYLVDVKADSCTVEECLELLKRIGCDNKFITNSVESARLFYAELNEDEAVKLKGLNEIDEVYRRRDLLFDL; from the exons ATGTGCAGTGTTTTCCCGTTCCTTTCCGGAGTGGCG CCATATCAGATTTATAAGGAGAAGGTCGACATATCTAGAGTGCCTAGGATTTTTCTTGAATATGATGATGGTCTTGGAGAAGAAGGGGAGGAAGAGGATGGTGTCTACCTGTTTCCTGGAAACGATGTCGAACTTTTAGATATGACTCCGAGACCGATGATGTTGCCTC GGGTGGTTGGTATTTCCAAGCCTTCTGAG ATTTATCTTGTAGATGTGAAAGCTGACAGTTGTACAGTGGAGGAGTGCCTCGAACTGCTGAAAAGAATTGGCTG TGACAACAAATTTATCACCAATTCGGTGGAAAGTGCACGTCTTTTCTATGCTGAGTTGAACGAGGATGAGGCTGTCAAGCTCAAAG gtttgaatgaaattgacgAAGTATATCGGCGTAGGGATCTTCTGTTTGACTTGTAG